From Gloeocapsopsis sp. IPPAS B-1203, one genomic window encodes:
- a CDS encoding DNA-directed RNA polymerase subunit gamma has product MRHAQTTQFDYVKIGLASPERIRQWGERTLPNGQVVGEVTKPETINYRTLKPEMDGLFCERIFGPAKDWECHCGKYKRVRHRGIVCERCGVEVTESRVRRHRMGYIKLAAPVAHVWYLKGIPSYISILLDMPLRDVEQIVYFNAYVVLSPGNAETLTYKQLLTEDQWLEIEDQIYSEDSQLTGVEVGIGAEALARLLSDINLETEAEKLREEIANAKGQKRAKLIKRLRVIDNFVATGSKPEWMVMMVIPVIPPDLRPMVQLDGGRFATSDLNDLYRRVINRNNRLARLQEILAPEIIVRNEKRMLQEAVDALIDNGRRGRTVVGANNRPLKSLSDIIEGKQGRFRQNLLGKRVDYSGRSVIVVGPKLHIHQCGLPREMAIELFQPFVIHRLIRSGLVNNIKAAKKLISRGDPSVWDVLEEVIEGHPVLLNRAPTLHRLGIQAFEPILVEGRAIQLHPLVCPAFNADFDGDQMAVHVPLSLESQAEARLLMLASNNILSPATGRPIITPSQDMVLGCYYLTADNPHSQKGAGRFFASLDDAIMAYEQEQVALHAKVWVRFDGEVESAKPDTEPVKVEKGDDGTVTKHYRERRTREDANGNLISQFIQTTPGRVIYNKVIQEALQ; this is encoded by the coding sequence ATGAGACACGCGCAAACAACGCAGTTTGACTATGTCAAGATTGGCTTAGCTTCACCAGAACGAATTCGCCAGTGGGGAGAACGTACCCTCCCTAATGGTCAAGTGGTTGGAGAAGTTACAAAACCGGAGACAATTAACTACCGCACACTCAAACCAGAGATGGATGGGCTATTCTGCGAGCGCATCTTTGGTCCTGCGAAAGATTGGGAATGCCACTGTGGTAAATATAAGCGAGTACGGCATCGCGGTATTGTCTGCGAACGCTGTGGTGTAGAAGTCACAGAATCCCGCGTACGTCGCCATCGGATGGGATATATCAAACTTGCTGCACCTGTTGCGCATGTTTGGTATCTCAAAGGTATACCAAGCTATATCTCAATTTTGCTTGATATGCCGCTACGCGATGTTGAACAAATAGTTTACTTCAATGCTTATGTTGTTTTGTCTCCTGGTAATGCTGAGACTCTAACCTACAAGCAACTCTTAACTGAAGATCAGTGGTTGGAAATTGAAGATCAAATCTACAGTGAGGATTCTCAACTTACTGGCGTAGAAGTTGGTATCGGTGCTGAAGCTTTAGCACGGTTGCTATCTGATATCAATTTAGAGACTGAAGCAGAAAAGCTGCGCGAAGAAATAGCCAACGCTAAAGGGCAAAAACGTGCCAAGTTGATTAAACGACTGCGAGTCATTGATAACTTTGTTGCTACCGGCTCTAAACCAGAGTGGATGGTGATGATGGTTATCCCTGTGATTCCGCCAGACTTGCGCCCGATGGTACAGCTTGATGGTGGTCGTTTTGCAACTTCTGACTTAAACGATCTTTACCGTCGGGTGATTAACCGCAACAACCGCTTAGCAAGATTACAGGAAATTTTAGCTCCTGAAATTATTGTCCGCAATGAAAAACGGATGCTGCAAGAAGCGGTAGACGCATTAATTGATAATGGACGTCGCGGTCGAACTGTAGTAGGCGCAAATAACCGACCACTGAAATCCTTGTCTGACATTATTGAAGGAAAACAAGGACGTTTTCGGCAAAACTTACTAGGGAAAAGAGTAGACTACTCAGGGCGATCGGTCATTGTTGTTGGACCAAAACTTCACATCCACCAATGTGGTTTGCCTAGAGAAATGGCAATTGAGTTGTTTCAGCCCTTTGTCATTCATAGATTGATTCGTTCAGGGTTAGTTAACAATATCAAAGCAGCCAAAAAACTGATTTCCCGAGGCGATCCTAGTGTGTGGGATGTCCTTGAAGAAGTCATTGAAGGTCATCCAGTCCTACTCAACCGCGCTCCTACATTACACCGCTTAGGAATTCAAGCTTTTGAACCGATTCTGGTAGAAGGGCGCGCAATTCAACTCCATCCTCTCGTATGCCCAGCTTTTAACGCTGACTTTGACGGCGATCAAATGGCAGTTCATGTGCCATTGTCTTTAGAATCGCAAGCAGAAGCAAGACTACTGATGCTAGCTTCAAACAATATCTTGTCACCTGCAACAGGTAGACCAATTATTACTCCTAGTCAGGACATGGTTTTGGGCTGCTATTACCTCACAGCAGACAATCCCCATAGCCAAAAAGGTGCTGGACGCTTCTTTGCTTCACTTGATGATGCCATTATGGCTTACGAACAAGAACAAGTTGCGCTTCATGCAAAGGTGTGGGTAAGGTTTGATGGTGAAGTTGAATCAGCAAAGCCAGATACCGAACCTGTCAAGGTAGAAAAAGGCGATGATGGCACTGTAACAAAGCATTATCGCGAACGACGTACCCGTGAAGATGCTAATGGAAACTTGATTTCTCAGTTTATACAAACAACTCCAGGTCGCGTAATTTATAACAAAGTAATTCAGGAAGCCTTGCAGTAA
- a CDS encoding DNA-directed RNA polymerase subunit beta', translating to MIFRNRIVDKGQLKNLIAWAFTNYGTARTAAIADRLKDLGFRYATKAGVSISVDDLMVPPSKRALLEAAEAEIRATEERYTRGEITEVERFQKVIDTWNSTSEALKDEVVDHFRATNPLNSVYMMAFSGARGNISQVRQLVGMRGLMADPQGEIIDLPIKTNFREGLTVTEYIISSYGARKGLVDTALRTADSGYLTRRLVDVSQDVIIREIDCGTTRGISLRSMMEGDRVVIPLSSRLLGRIAAIDIVHPQTKEVLFEKNQPISDEVAKHIEKAGVEEVIVRSPLTCEAARSVCQHCYGWSLAHGKMVDLGEAVGIIAAQSIGEPGTQLTMRTFHTGGVFTGEVARQVRSDVEGTLRIPSRLRTRPFRTRHGEDALIVEANGTLTVEARSGEKVTVPVTQGSTLYITDGQTVKVGELLAEVAIGGRNTRAHTEKATKDVASDLAGEVKFADVVPEEKTDRQGNTTTTAARGGLIWILSGEVYNLPPGAEPSVVNGQKIEANSVLAETRLNTVYGGTVRIPSGSVNNGKGGREIEIITASVVLDTARVRAEHSQGRDQYLVETNNNQMFSLLATPGTKVQNNQVVAELISDEYRTTTGGLIKYSGIELAKKGKAKQGYEIVQGGTILWIPEETHEVNKDISLLMVEDAQYVEAGTEVVKDIFCQNNGVVEVTQKNDILRELVIKPGELLMVDDPEAVMNRDGTFGQPGEEILPGHTLSDLRYIEYVESPEGPALLLRPVTEFAVPDEPSVPSTQSSAGAGRSITLRAVQRVPYKDSERVRSVEGVELLRTQLVLEIEQMQSPEHTGSPMLADIELVPDEDDSNVQRLQLVILESLVIRRDIAADATQGSTQTRLLVEDGQTIEAGAVVARTEIQGKEAGEIRGIREGAEAIRRILVVRTTDQFTVTTKEKPHVKTGDLLIAGREIAPGVVIEESGQVLEIRSQTARQEDAANTALASNNYEIVLRIARPYRVSPGAVLQVEDGGLVQRGDNLVLLVFERAKTGDIIQGLPRIEELLEARKPKEACVLARRPGTVEVGRLEDEAVAIRVVEDSGAVIEYPIGPGQNAVVPDGATVEVGMPLTEGPANPHEILEIFFEYGTQNGAYADALEALQQVQTFLVNEVQTVYQSQGIDIADKHIEVIVRQMTSKVRVDDGGDTTMLPGELVELRQIEQVNEAMSITGGARAQYTPMLLGITKASLNTDSFISAASFQETTRVLTEAAIEGKSDWLRGLKENVIIGRLIPAGTGFNAYEELASPMSEDLSLDSGSVFDDGEDSLDVVLDDRTARAYNLDGGLGDNFSFDRNSFIQDDEDLMISDEVEDFAVDEDEDDDYDEDEDEDGDDDEL from the coding sequence ATGATTTTTCGCAATCGGATAGTAGATAAAGGACAGCTTAAGAATTTAATCGCATGGGCTTTCACGAATTATGGAACTGCCCGAACAGCAGCGATCGCCGACCGTTTGAAAGACTTGGGATTTCGCTATGCTACAAAAGCGGGTGTTTCCATTAGTGTTGATGACTTAATGGTTCCTCCTAGCAAGCGTGCTTTATTAGAGGCAGCTGAAGCAGAAATTCGAGCGACTGAAGAACGCTACACGCGAGGCGAAATTACTGAAGTAGAACGCTTCCAGAAAGTCATTGATACCTGGAATAGTACCAGTGAAGCTCTTAAAGATGAAGTTGTCGATCACTTCCGCGCAACCAATCCGTTGAACTCAGTATATATGATGGCATTCTCTGGAGCTAGGGGTAATATTTCTCAAGTGCGCCAGTTGGTGGGAATGCGTGGTTTGATGGCTGATCCCCAAGGTGAGATCATTGACTTACCAATTAAAACAAATTTCCGCGAAGGATTGACAGTTACTGAGTATATTATTTCTTCCTACGGAGCCAGAAAAGGGTTAGTTGATACCGCACTGAGAACAGCTGATTCAGGTTACTTAACACGTCGTTTAGTAGACGTTTCGCAAGATGTGATTATTCGGGAAATTGATTGCGGAACAACAAGAGGGATCTCACTGCGATCAATGATGGAAGGCGATCGCGTAGTTATTCCTCTTAGCTCGCGACTATTGGGCAGAATTGCAGCAATAGATATTGTGCATCCCCAAACAAAAGAAGTCTTGTTCGAGAAAAATCAGCCGATTTCTGACGAAGTAGCCAAGCACATCGAGAAAGCTGGTGTCGAAGAAGTTATTGTGCGATCGCCCTTAACGTGTGAAGCCGCTCGCTCGGTATGTCAACACTGTTACGGTTGGAGTTTAGCGCATGGCAAAATGGTTGATCTTGGCGAGGCTGTGGGAATTATTGCAGCTCAAAGTATCGGTGAACCAGGAACTCAGCTGACAATGCGAACTTTCCATACTGGAGGTGTATTTACTGGTGAAGTTGCTCGACAAGTTCGCAGTGACGTCGAAGGTACGTTACGAATCCCCAGCCGCTTACGGACTCGACCCTTCCGCACTCGTCACGGGGAAGATGCATTGATTGTTGAAGCGAATGGTACCCTAACAGTTGAAGCAAGGTCTGGCGAGAAAGTCACCGTTCCTGTAACCCAAGGTTCTACTCTGTACATTACTGACGGTCAAACGGTAAAAGTTGGAGAACTTCTTGCAGAAGTTGCAATTGGCGGTCGTAACACTAGAGCACATACAGAAAAAGCAACAAAAGATGTTGCCTCAGACTTAGCAGGCGAAGTTAAGTTTGCTGATGTTGTCCCAGAAGAAAAAACAGACCGTCAAGGTAATACGACAACCACTGCAGCAAGAGGTGGTTTGATTTGGATTTTATCTGGAGAAGTGTACAATTTACCCCCAGGAGCAGAACCGTCGGTTGTTAATGGTCAAAAGATTGAAGCAAATAGCGTTCTTGCTGAGACACGACTTAACACTGTCTATGGCGGTACTGTACGGATACCGTCAGGAAGTGTAAACAACGGCAAAGGTGGGCGAGAAATAGAAATCATTACTGCTTCGGTCGTACTAGATACTGCTAGAGTACGAGCAGAACACAGTCAAGGTCGCGATCAATATTTGGTTGAAACAAACAATAACCAAATGTTCTCGCTACTCGCTACCCCTGGAACAAAAGTACAAAATAACCAAGTTGTAGCTGAGTTGATTTCTGATGAATATCGCACTACGACTGGCGGTTTAATTAAGTATTCTGGGATAGAGCTGGCAAAGAAAGGTAAAGCTAAGCAGGGCTACGAAATTGTCCAAGGTGGAACGATTTTGTGGATTCCAGAAGAAACCCACGAGGTTAATAAAGATATCTCGCTACTGATGGTAGAAGATGCTCAGTATGTTGAAGCTGGAACTGAAGTAGTTAAAGATATCTTCTGCCAAAACAATGGTGTAGTGGAAGTTACTCAGAAAAATGACATTCTGCGCGAGCTAGTGATCAAGCCTGGTGAGTTGCTGATGGTAGACGATCCTGAAGCAGTTATGAATCGCGATGGTACATTTGGTCAACCAGGTGAGGAAATTCTGCCAGGACATACCCTCTCAGATTTACGCTATATCGAGTACGTCGAATCGCCAGAAGGACCTGCTTTGCTGCTGCGTCCAGTGACTGAATTCGCAGTACCAGATGAACCCTCAGTTCCCAGTACACAATCGAGCGCAGGAGCGGGTCGTTCAATTACTCTTAGAGCAGTGCAACGCGTTCCGTACAAAGATTCAGAGCGCGTTCGTTCTGTCGAGGGAGTAGAGTTATTACGTACTCAGTTGGTGCTAGAAATTGAGCAAATGCAGTCACCTGAACACACAGGCTCACCAATGCTCGCTGACATTGAGTTAGTTCCAGATGAGGACGATTCAAACGTTCAGCGCTTGCAGTTAGTGATTCTTGAATCATTAGTGATTCGTCGTGACATTGCTGCTGATGCAACCCAAGGGAGTACTCAAACAAGGCTTCTTGTCGAAGACGGACAAACTATTGAAGCCGGTGCTGTTGTGGCTCGCACAGAAATCCAGGGCAAAGAAGCAGGGGAAATTCGCGGTATTCGTGAGGGGGCAGAGGCAATTCGCCGGATCTTAGTAGTCAGAACGACAGATCAATTCACCGTTACAACTAAAGAGAAACCTCACGTCAAAACAGGTGACTTACTAATTGCTGGTCGTGAAATCGCTCCAGGAGTTGTGATTGAGGAATCCGGTCAAGTCCTGGAAATTAGATCTCAAACCGCAAGGCAAGAAGACGCAGCAAACACAGCTCTAGCTAGTAACAATTATGAAATTGTTCTACGAATTGCTCGTCCTTATCGCGTTTCACCAGGAGCTGTCTTACAAGTTGAAGATGGCGGTTTAGTTCAACGCGGTGACAACTTAGTATTACTTGTGTTCGAGCGAGCCAAGACTGGAGATATTATTCAAGGTTTACCGCGAATTGAAGAACTGTTGGAAGCTCGTAAACCTAAGGAAGCTTGTGTTCTTGCTCGTAGACCAGGAACTGTTGAAGTTGGCAGGTTAGAAGATGAAGCAGTTGCAATTAGAGTTGTTGAAGACTCTGGCGCAGTCATTGAATATCCTATTGGACCTGGTCAGAATGCCGTAGTACCAGATGGAGCAACAGTAGAAGTTGGAATGCCGCTGACAGAAGGACCTGCCAATCCTCACGAAATCTTGGAAATTTTCTTTGAGTATGGTACGCAAAATGGTGCTTATGCTGATGCTTTAGAAGCATTGCAGCAAGTACAAACTTTCTTGGTGAATGAAGTCCAAACAGTGTACCAATCTCAAGGAATTGATATTGCTGACAAGCACATTGAAGTTATTGTGCGGCAAATGACTTCTAAGGTACGTGTTGATGATGGTGGCGACACCACAATGCTACCTGGTGAATTGGTCGAGCTGCGGCAAATTGAGCAGGTCAACGAAGCAATGAGTATTACTGGAGGTGCTAGAGCGCAGTATACACCAATGCTACTCGGTATCACTAAGGCATCACTCAATACAGATAGCTTTATTTCAGCAGCTTCTTTCCAAGAAACTACAAGAGTCCTAACCGAAGCCGCAATTGAAGGTAAATCAGACTGGCTACGCGGCTTGAAAGAAAACGTCATTATTGGGCGCTTGATTCCTGCTGGAACTGGCTTTAATGCCTATGAGGAACTTGCAAGTCCGATGAGCGAAGATCTCTCGCTTGACTCGGGAAGTGTCTTTGATGATGGAGAAGATTCACTCGATGTCGTACTCGATGACCGTACAGCTCGCGCTTACAATTTAGACGGTGGTTTAGGAGATAATTTTAGCTTTGATCGTAATTCCTTCATTCAAGATGATGAAGACTTGATGATCAGTGATGAGGTCGAGGACTTTGCAGTTGATGAAGATGAAGATGATGATTACGACGAAGATGAAGATGAAGACGGTGATGATGACGAGCTCTAA
- a CDS encoding cellulose binding domain-containing protein, which produces MTIQLQCNWKTGFYFSFHTSNKTTSHISNWQVSLAFKYMKQQLIIFGSQHLSNQGQSTY; this is translated from the coding sequence GTGACAATACAGCTGCAATGTAATTGGAAAACAGGGTTTTATTTTAGTTTCCATACCAGCAATAAAACAACCAGCCATATCTCAAATTGGCAAGTAAGCTTAGCTTTCAAATACATGAAGCAACAATTGATAATATTTGGAAGCCAACATTTAAGCAACCAGGGACAAAGTACTTACTGA
- a CDS encoding glycoside hydrolase family 5 protein → MTIVLVTPWLLKGINTTTYATTTIQFPLSTQGAKIVDAKGNQVLLRGVNWFGMETELHAPHGLWRRDYREMLAQIKSLGYNTIRLPYSVQSLRSLEVSGIDYKLGANQELQGKTPLEVMDYIIQEAQHQGLLIVLDSHRLNDKRIPELWYGDGFTEQDWIDTWLMLAIRYQNQDNVIGADLKNEPHGRASWGTNDLATDWRLAAERAGNAILALNPHWLIIVEGVENNVPGQRLSGHWQGGNLEGVRRYPVRLSHSDKLIYSPHEYGPGVYNQPWFAERTFPYNLYHRWEIGFHYIAGQNIAPVLVGEFGGRYVDTISKEGIWQQQFINYIQKHNLSFTYWSWNPNSDDTGGILQDDWQSVNVPKHNLLSRLLEGISFTH, encoded by the coding sequence GTGACAATAGTATTGGTGACGCCTTGGTTATTGAAAGGAATCAACACTACAACCTATGCCACTACAACTATTCAATTTCCCTTATCTACTCAAGGAGCAAAAATAGTTGATGCTAAAGGAAATCAAGTTTTGCTCAGAGGCGTTAACTGGTTTGGTATGGAGACAGAGTTACATGCTCCTCACGGTTTATGGCGTCGAGATTATCGGGAAATGTTAGCACAAATCAAGAGTTTAGGATATAACACCATCCGGCTACCTTATTCCGTACAATCACTGAGATCTTTAGAAGTCAGCGGAATTGACTACAAACTTGGTGCAAATCAAGAACTGCAGGGAAAAACTCCCTTAGAAGTCATGGACTATATCATTCAAGAAGCTCAGCATCAAGGCTTGCTTATTGTGTTAGATAGTCATCGATTAAATGACAAACGTATTCCTGAGTTGTGGTACGGAGATGGGTTTACAGAACAAGACTGGATTGATACATGGCTAATGTTAGCGATTCGTTACCAAAATCAAGACAATGTGATTGGAGCAGATTTAAAAAATGAACCCCACGGTCGTGCGAGTTGGGGAACTAACGACTTAGCAACTGATTGGCGACTTGCTGCAGAACGAGCAGGAAATGCAATTCTTGCGTTGAATCCTCATTGGTTAATTATTGTGGAAGGAGTAGAAAATAATGTTCCAGGACAAAGATTATCAGGACATTGGCAAGGAGGTAATCTTGAAGGGGTCAGACGATATCCAGTACGTTTATCTCACTCTGATAAGTTAATTTATTCTCCGCACGAATATGGTCCTGGAGTCTACAATCAGCCTTGGTTTGCTGAACGAACTTTTCCTTACAATCTCTATCACCGTTGGGAGATTGGATTTCACTACATTGCTGGTCAAAATATCGCCCCTGTTCTAGTTGGAGAATTTGGCGGTCGTTATGTAGATACGATATCTAAAGAAGGTATTTGGCAGCAGCAATTTATCAATTACATTCAAAAGCATAATCTGAGCTTTACCTACTGGAGTTGGAATCCTAACAGTGATGATACAGGCGGAATTTTACAAGATGACTGGCAAAGTGTAAATGTACCTAAACATAATCTATTGAGTCGGCTATTAGAAGGTATTTCCTTCACTCACTAA
- a CDS encoding carbohydrate porin, which yields MSQTVPDCPISIFLNQFKLFSLLGVSAIAVCLLEVGINQPAQANSEQHQHIDSQLIAQLPSLPNQNTTPPNFNHIQSPQVAPGILPNYNQYLAVPSGIPYGSPPPAVAPARTWQEELTQRSNYPNQGMVSPSLPPMAPPQPNMLGSGSVAPGVMTPYGVVQPYYVPQAPANIYPGAIASPYPYGVVGSPTYVQPPVTPLPVPANPGIPQPNSSNSDVLPPAPGIPVNGMMVPYSVPVPQSYLPPMPQPNALGMMMVPYGVPTQQPYLAPPNAIGGNAVPLAPGYMIPYGVPVPQSYLPPMSQPNAGGMGMMYPGGVTSYAPVVNQNAAVGQQVFPAPVGSYLAPVTTQLPPPLNTASPTAPSPNLAPLPPTPIPNQGTLQTPTVPALDSQPVSSSALQLQGVYSYQGDESSARARVGAVYPLTPRILVGATVDLTDGNAFADSRTQGLSLNEFYLATSLENVPNLRFVIGQLDLTSYFDRNSFAKDGASQFFNPVFQTNPALVSTGVNSRPGALVNWTVTDNIEAKAAIFSSSRAIGDFALDGFATEVGIRYGNAIIRGTYATDRDAGTQDGFQEAFQVARSDGETGILRSDREESYGVNAEVYIPNLKMGLFGRYGRYENRDLELGGDTYSLGVSFLDVFSPDDRLGLAYGRTLSNDRLRQQAGNDRPDVLELYYDFRFLSNLRLGFTFQERNNFSETIFGFRLKTEFNVTPIESIIR from the coding sequence ATGAGCCAAACCGTACCTGATTGTCCTATATCCATATTTTTGAATCAATTTAAGCTATTTAGCTTACTTGGTGTGAGTGCGATCGCTGTTTGCCTGCTTGAAGTTGGTATTAATCAACCTGCTCAAGCAAACTCTGAACAGCATCAACACATTGACTCTCAATTAATAGCGCAACTTCCGAGCTTGCCAAATCAAAATACAACTCCACCAAATTTTAATCATATTCAAAGTCCACAAGTAGCTCCAGGAATACTTCCCAACTACAATCAGTATTTGGCAGTTCCTAGTGGTATTCCTTATGGATCTCCCCCGCCAGCAGTAGCTCCTGCGAGAACGTGGCAAGAAGAACTTACCCAGAGAAGCAATTACCCAAACCAAGGGATGGTATCACCTTCCCTACCACCAATGGCACCACCACAACCTAATATGCTTGGTAGTGGAAGCGTTGCACCTGGAGTGATGACTCCTTACGGTGTTGTACAACCCTATTATGTGCCGCAAGCTCCAGCCAATATTTACCCTGGAGCGATCGCATCACCTTATCCTTACGGTGTCGTTGGATCTCCAACGTACGTTCAACCACCAGTAACACCACTGCCAGTTCCTGCAAACCCTGGAATTCCTCAGCCAAATTCTTCAAACAGCGATGTGCTACCGCCAGCACCAGGGATTCCTGTCAATGGAATGATGGTTCCTTATAGTGTTCCAGTTCCCCAGTCTTACTTACCACCCATGCCACAACCTAACGCACTCGGCATGATGATGGTTCCTTATGGTGTTCCAACTCAACAGCCTTATCTAGCGCCACCTAATGCGATCGGTGGCAATGCTGTACCTTTAGCACCAGGGTATATGATTCCTTATGGTGTTCCAGTTCCCCAGTCTTACTTACCACCTATGTCACAACCTAATGCGGGTGGTATGGGCATGATGTACCCAGGCGGTGTGACATCATATGCTCCAGTTGTCAACCAAAATGCAGCTGTTGGACAGCAAGTATTTCCAGCACCTGTTGGATCTTATTTGGCACCAGTTACAACACAATTGCCTCCTCCACTCAATACAGCCTCTCCTACCGCTCCTAGCCCGAATTTAGCTCCACTACCTCCAACTCCTATTCCTAATCAAGGTACGCTCCAAACACCTACAGTACCTGCGTTGGATAGTCAACCTGTGAGTAGTTCTGCTTTGCAGTTGCAAGGTGTTTATTCTTATCAGGGAGACGAGTCTTCAGCGCGAGCGCGAGTAGGTGCAGTGTATCCTCTGACGCCTCGAATTTTAGTAGGTGCTACAGTTGATTTAACCGATGGCAACGCTTTTGCCGATTCTCGAACTCAAGGGTTGAGTCTCAATGAATTTTATCTAGCAACTTCTTTAGAAAATGTGCCGAACTTGCGGTTTGTGATTGGTCAACTTGATTTGACTTCTTACTTCGACCGTAATAGCTTTGCTAAAGATGGAGCATCGCAGTTTTTTAATCCTGTGTTTCAGACAAATCCAGCTCTAGTCAGTACTGGTGTTAACTCGCGTCCTGGTGCTTTAGTGAATTGGACCGTAACCGATAACATTGAAGCTAAAGCGGCAATCTTTTCTTCTTCACGGGCAATTGGAGACTTTGCGCTCGATGGATTTGCTACAGAAGTAGGAATTCGCTACGGCAATGCAATCATTCGCGGAACTTATGCTACAGATCGCGATGCTGGAACTCAAGATGGCTTCCAAGAAGCTTTTCAAGTCGCCCGAAGTGATGGAGAAACTGGCATTTTACGTTCGGATCGCGAGGAATCATACGGGGTCAACGCAGAAGTTTATATTCCTAATCTTAAAATGGGGCTATTTGGTCGCTATGGTCGCTATGAAAACCGCGATTTAGAACTAGGAGGAGATACATATAGTTTAGGTGTGAGCTTTTTAGATGTGTTTTCACCTGACGATAGACTTGGCTTAGCTTATGGTAGAACTTTGTCTAATGATAGATTGCGTCAGCAAGCAGGGAATGATAGACCTGATGTCTTAGAGTTGTATTATGATTTCCGCTTTCTGTCTAACTTACGGTTGGGCTTTACGTTTCAAGAACGTAACAATTTCTCCGAAACAATTTTTGGATTTCGGCTTAAAACAGAGTTTAATGTGACTCCTATCGAGAGTATTATCCGATGA